In Vibrio cyclitrophicus, one genomic interval encodes:
- a CDS encoding efflux RND transporter periplasmic adaptor subunit — protein MKLNTITIAITLVAGSSIFAALAYNGSQVAPAPQKANELTVSEPQAMSVDTQSIGAKSVEMTPVETTTLVASQQQQVSVVLATLGDYQAEVVGYGEAKSRYELMFSTEVNGRVETISSQFETGQVISQGEVIANIDSTSYQQAVTQAKANVAQAQLDLLEEQRQGEQAKSEWQRSGLSGEPDSPLVLREPQLAQVTAALENAKLELVKAEQDLEKTTLVAPFDSLVVSRDVQPGSYAQTGAQIATLYSIDEVEVSVPLSESQWLSLPSSDNSQLKEQPWPVTLSSSDGQFQWQGYVERVEQHLQQDTRQRSLIVKVDNPLGQEKDLYPGTFVKATISGKQLTQLWELPASALSQQGDLWFVNSNGLLSKSNADVEFEKGGLIYIDPTNLGVEIGDSVQVVKRPLSSFKAGMSVFAKAEG, from the coding sequence ATGAAACTGAATACCATCACAATTGCCATCACTCTAGTGGCTGGCTCAAGCATCTTTGCAGCCCTTGCTTACAACGGTTCTCAAGTTGCTCCTGCACCTCAGAAGGCGAATGAACTCACGGTTTCCGAGCCTCAAGCTATGTCTGTTGATACTCAGTCTATTGGGGCAAAGTCTGTTGAAATGACGCCTGTTGAAACGACGACCTTGGTTGCATCACAACAGCAACAAGTGTCTGTTGTACTCGCCACTCTCGGTGACTACCAAGCAGAAGTGGTGGGTTACGGAGAAGCGAAGTCGCGTTACGAATTGATGTTTTCGACGGAAGTTAATGGTCGAGTAGAAACAATAAGCTCACAGTTTGAAACAGGGCAGGTGATAAGCCAAGGTGAAGTCATCGCCAATATTGATTCGACTAGCTACCAACAAGCAGTAACTCAAGCAAAAGCGAATGTTGCTCAGGCTCAACTTGATTTACTGGAAGAGCAGAGGCAAGGCGAACAAGCTAAGTCTGAATGGCAACGCTCTGGTTTGTCTGGCGAGCCGGATTCACCTTTAGTATTACGCGAACCACAACTGGCGCAAGTAACAGCAGCCCTAGAGAACGCCAAGCTTGAACTGGTGAAAGCTGAGCAAGACCTCGAAAAAACAACTCTGGTTGCCCCTTTCGATTCGTTGGTCGTGAGCCGTGATGTTCAACCGGGAAGCTACGCACAAACGGGCGCACAGATCGCTACGTTATACAGCATTGATGAGGTTGAAGTCTCAGTGCCTCTTTCTGAAAGCCAATGGTTGAGCCTGCCAAGCAGCGATAACTCGCAATTGAAAGAGCAGCCGTGGCCAGTGACTCTTTCGAGTTCTGACGGTCAATTCCAATGGCAAGGCTATGTCGAGCGAGTGGAGCAACACTTACAGCAAGACACGCGTCAACGTTCATTGATAGTGAAAGTCGACAACCCTTTGGGTCAAGAGAAAGATCTTTATCCAGGCACGTTCGTAAAAGCGACGATCTCGGGCAAGCAATTAACTCAACTGTGGGAGCTTCCTGCTTCAGCATTGTCGCAGCAGGGTGACCTGTGGTTCGTAAACAGCAATGGCTTGCTTTCGAAATCAAACGCGGATGTTGAATTTGAAAAGGGCGGTTTGATTTACATCGATCCTACTAACCTGGGCGTGGAAATTGGCGACAGTGTGCAAGTGGTTAAGCGTCCGTTAAGCAGCTTTAAAGCGGGTATGTCTGTGTTTGCTAAGGCGGAGGGTTAA
- a CDS encoding efflux RND transporter permease subunit produces MSNKQHTGAIAWFANNSVAANLLLMGVIIIGLLSLNSLRKEAFPSLEPDVVTVSVTYDSGDPVQAEEGLAIKIEDALETVPGIKRITSTSDANGSYVSIEKTSTYDLDTLLADVKTKVDAINNLPADADNPVIDKARMQDHALWVQLYGDADRATLQSLAEQLKSDLLSQSSIRDLEIKAKADPMISVEVDENKLQAYGLTLTDVSEAVNAESSAAISTSLRNGEKTVRLKVSEQAYEIQDFNAIPVMTTTDGTQITLGDIAHVEDMFADDTFMLSRYNQQNAMAIEIVMDEYGDVVSIVEQAQQVVDRWENSNMLPSDVEIETWYDKSTMIKDRLSLLVKNALTGIALVFIVLAVFLNVRVAFWVAAGLPFVFFGTMFFMTDTFMGLTINEMTTFGFIMALGIVVDDAVVVGESIYSTRKEDGDSIDSTIRGTMKVASPTIFGVLTTVVAFLALASVEGKMGQIYAQFGTVVTICLLLSLVESKFILPSHLAHINTKRSENKGLWARVQHAADTGLGWFNKRIYCPVIEWALKLRYAVVMVFLSLFILVAGLPMTGAVRVAFFPDMPGDTVTADMSMQNDASFGQTQQNLLVLEAAATQTDETLRARYGAQDEASELLSLQVIADADDSGQVRIELDGDSVYTSNEFADLWEETVGQMEGVKKLKVLSKMEMVDNFKVELKAWNEESVSAAGNEFLAKLQTIDGVSGIDHNLDLGEPQYRFELTQQGRALGFDTASLSQQVLQAFGGDIVQQFQRGKDEVKVRVRYPESDRQTIADIKQSSVRTNDGTVVPLSAVAEVHSDYQVSEITRIDNQRAVYISAVLDKDVVAPAELVHQLQDTLVPDLEAQYPGLTVDFAGETEEQEETASSMMSMFILAMIAIYTLLAIPLKSYIQPVIIMAAIPFGIVGAILGHWWNDLTISILSLNGILALSGVVVNDSLLLVSRFNELIKDQGKSVHDAIAEACSGRLRAVLLTSVTTFAGLTPLLSETSLQAQFLIPAAAALGYGILFATFITLILTPALLMIQCEIKLLILKVTNRVKGVEQTA; encoded by the coding sequence ATGTCGAACAAGCAGCATACTGGTGCTATCGCATGGTTCGCGAATAACTCTGTGGCAGCTAACCTGTTGTTAATGGGCGTGATCATCATTGGCCTGCTATCACTTAACTCGCTACGTAAAGAAGCATTCCCAAGCCTTGAACCCGATGTGGTGACAGTATCGGTGACTTATGACAGTGGTGATCCTGTACAGGCGGAAGAAGGCCTCGCGATTAAGATTGAAGATGCGTTAGAAACGGTGCCGGGCATTAAGCGTATCACGTCAACTTCTGACGCGAACGGCAGCTATGTTTCTATAGAGAAAACGAGCACTTATGATCTTGATACCCTATTAGCCGACGTTAAAACCAAGGTTGATGCGATTAACAACTTGCCTGCTGACGCTGACAATCCTGTGATTGATAAAGCCCGAATGCAAGATCATGCGTTGTGGGTTCAGCTCTATGGTGATGCTGACAGGGCGACACTACAAAGCCTAGCTGAGCAACTGAAATCAGATTTACTGAGCCAGTCATCAATTCGTGATTTAGAAATCAAGGCCAAGGCTGACCCTATGATTTCAGTCGAGGTTGATGAGAACAAGCTACAAGCTTACGGCTTAACTCTTACTGACGTTTCTGAAGCGGTCAATGCAGAGTCTTCTGCGGCAATTTCTACTAGCCTTCGCAACGGTGAAAAAACGGTTCGCTTGAAGGTGTCTGAGCAGGCGTATGAGATCCAAGATTTCAACGCGATTCCGGTGATGACGACTACCGATGGCACTCAAATTACCTTGGGTGATATCGCCCATGTTGAAGACATGTTTGCTGACGATACCTTTATGCTTTCTCGTTACAACCAACAGAATGCGATGGCTATTGAGATTGTGATGGATGAATACGGAGACGTAGTCAGCATTGTTGAACAGGCTCAACAAGTGGTAGATCGCTGGGAAAACAGCAACATGCTGCCTAGCGATGTCGAGATTGAAACGTGGTACGACAAAAGTACCATGATCAAAGATCGCTTGAGCCTATTGGTGAAGAATGCGTTAACGGGTATTGCTCTGGTATTCATCGTGTTAGCCGTATTCCTTAATGTCCGTGTTGCTTTCTGGGTAGCCGCAGGTCTGCCGTTTGTATTCTTTGGCACCATGTTCTTCATGACAGACACCTTCATGGGGTTAACCATCAATGAAATGACCACCTTTGGTTTCATTATGGCGCTCGGGATAGTGGTTGATGATGCCGTGGTGGTCGGAGAAAGTATTTACTCGACGCGTAAAGAAGACGGGGACTCAATAGACAGTACTATTCGCGGTACGATGAAGGTGGCATCTCCAACCATATTTGGTGTTTTGACGACAGTCGTTGCTTTTCTGGCGCTTGCTAGCGTTGAAGGAAAAATGGGGCAGATTTATGCTCAATTTGGCACTGTCGTGACGATATGTTTACTGCTGTCTTTGGTTGAGTCTAAGTTCATTCTGCCTTCGCACCTTGCACACATTAATACTAAGCGCAGTGAAAATAAGGGGCTGTGGGCTCGCGTTCAACATGCCGCCGATACAGGATTAGGTTGGTTTAATAAGCGTATCTACTGCCCTGTAATTGAATGGGCGCTGAAATTACGTTACGCCGTGGTGATGGTTTTCTTGTCACTGTTTATCTTGGTGGCAGGGTTACCAATGACGGGTGCGGTTCGTGTGGCGTTCTTCCCTGATATGCCGGGCGACACCGTGACAGCCGATATGTCGATGCAAAACGATGCTAGCTTTGGTCAAACACAACAAAACTTATTAGTGCTTGAAGCGGCCGCAACACAAACAGATGAAACACTGAGAGCTCGTTACGGTGCTCAAGATGAAGCCTCGGAACTGCTGAGCCTTCAAGTTATCGCTGATGCCGATGATTCGGGTCAGGTAAGAATTGAGCTCGACGGCGATAGTGTTTACACATCCAATGAATTTGCAGATTTGTGGGAAGAAACCGTTGGCCAAATGGAAGGCGTTAAGAAGCTTAAAGTCTTGTCTAAAATGGAGATGGTAGATAACTTCAAAGTTGAGCTTAAAGCGTGGAATGAAGAATCAGTATCGGCTGCGGGCAATGAGTTCTTAGCTAAACTGCAAACTATCGACGGTGTCAGTGGCATTGACCACAACTTGGATCTTGGTGAACCTCAGTATCGCTTTGAATTAACACAACAAGGCCGAGCATTAGGATTTGATACTGCAAGCCTCTCACAACAAGTGTTACAAGCGTTTGGTGGCGACATCGTTCAGCAGTTCCAACGTGGTAAAGATGAGGTGAAAGTTCGAGTTCGTTACCCAGAATCTGATCGTCAAACCATAGCGGATATCAAGCAATCAAGCGTGAGAACTAATGACGGTACTGTGGTGCCTTTGAGTGCGGTTGCTGAAGTGCATTCAGATTACCAAGTTTCAGAGATTACACGTATTGATAACCAACGAGCAGTTTACATCAGTGCTGTATTAGACAAAGACGTGGTGGCACCTGCTGAGCTAGTTCATCAACTGCAAGATACCTTAGTACCAGATTTAGAAGCGCAATACCCAGGGCTAACGGTGGACTTTGCTGGTGAAACGGAAGAGCAAGAAGAGACGGCTAGTTCAATGATGAGTATGTTTATACTTGCCATGATAGCTATTTACACACTTCTTGCTATCCCGCTGAAGTCTTACATTCAACCAGTGATTATCATGGCCGCGATTCCATTTGGTATTGTTGGCGCAATCCTTGGGCACTGGTGGAATGACTTAACAATCAGTATCCTATCGTTAAACGGTATTCTAGCGTTGAGTGGTGTGGTGGTAAATGACAGCTTGTTGTTGGTTTCTCGTTTTAATGAGCTAATCAAGGACCAGGGTAAGTCGGTCCACGATGCGATTGCTGAAGCGTGTTCTGGTCGGTTGAGAGCCGTATTACTCACATCGGTGACAACGTTCGCGGGTTTGACGCCACTATTAAGTGAAACGTCTTTACAGGCTCAATTCTTGATTCCTGCGGCTGCGGCACTAGGTTACGGCATTTTGTTTGCGACCTTTATTACACTGATTCTGACACCAGCACTTTTAATGATTCAGTGTGAGATTAAGTTGCTGATTCTTAAAGTCACAAATCGAGTCAAAGGCGTTGAACAAACGGCTTAA
- a CDS encoding response regulator transcription factor — protein sequence MAESVTNKLTDKLQLLLVEDDLDLATAVIDYLDLEDIQCDHAANGLAGLNLIETNRYDAVILDLNLPKMNGLQVCENLRAQGIDTPVLMLTARDTLDDKLTGFSKGADDYLIKPFAMEELIVRAQVLAKRRSGQVSRLSVSDLEIDLKQHQAYRDNSPLKLSPTALKILEILMRSSPNPVSRETIMQGVWGDDQPDSNSLKVHIFNLRKQVDAEQDNKLLHTITGKGFAIKELSEG from the coding sequence ATGGCAGAATCCGTCACCAACAAACTTACAGACAAGCTTCAATTACTTTTGGTTGAAGACGACCTTGATTTAGCTACTGCTGTTATCGATTACCTCGATTTAGAAGACATTCAGTGTGACCATGCAGCAAATGGTTTAGCTGGACTCAACCTTATCGAAACCAATCGTTATGACGCAGTGATTCTCGATCTTAACTTGCCAAAAATGAATGGCTTGCAGGTATGTGAAAACTTACGAGCACAGGGTATCGACACACCGGTATTGATGCTGACGGCGCGTGATACGCTCGACGACAAGTTGACGGGTTTTTCAAAAGGTGCCGATGACTACTTGATCAAACCATTTGCGATGGAAGAACTGATTGTTCGAGCGCAAGTATTAGCAAAGCGACGCAGTGGTCAGGTAAGTCGCTTATCGGTAAGCGATTTGGAAATCGACCTAAAACAGCATCAAGCTTATCGCGATAATTCCCCTTTAAAGCTTTCACCTACTGCACTCAAAATACTGGAAATATTGATGCGCTCTAGTCCTAACCCTGTTTCTCGCGAGACAATAATGCAGGGTGTGTGGGGCGATGATCAACCAGACAGCAATAGCTTAAAAGTGCATATCTTCAATCTACGTAAACAAGTTGATGCCGAACAAGACAATAAGCTGCTTCATACCATTACGGGTAAAGGGTTTGCGATTAAGGAGTTATCAGAAGGATGA